CGATGTCGCTGAAGAGATCGTAGCGGATATTTTTGTTAAGGTATGGTCCCGCCGATCCGATTTTCATTCCATGGAAAGTCTGAGGGCTTTTATTTATATTACGGCAAAACATGCCAGTCTCAACGCTATTCGGGACAAACGTACAAAAGGTATTCAGGAACCTTTATCCAATTATGAAGATCTACTTACGGATGATCGCGATGCTTTTTCAAAGATGATTCACGCAGAGCTGGTACATGCCATCTTTAATGAAGTTGAAAAATTGCCTGAAAAGCAAAAAGAAGTCTTTAACCTAACTTATCTGGAAGACAAGACTGTAGAAGAAATTGCAGACCAGCTGCAGATGAGTCCAGCCGCCGTATACACGAACCGCTCCCGCGCAGTGAGTACGATTAGAGGGCTTTTAGGGGCAAAGGATGCTTTAACACTCCTTGCATTCCTATCCTTTGTCAGTAAGTGACAGACAGCAAGTAGAAACCCGGAAATTTATGTTTAACAGAATATATTGCCTATGCAATATAAGATCTAATGATTTTTTAAAAAAAAACATTTGCCTGATACACAGTCTTTTGATTCTTTTTGTGTTTTTTTCTGTAAGATAATCTTATGCTTCGTGTTTCTATCGTCAACAAGGAAATGAAAAGAACATCATGTATACGATAGATCATATTATTCAATTACTTCAAGCTTACCTAAAAGGGGAGATTCTCCCTGATGAGCATGCCGAATTAAGCAAGCTGTTTGAAAAATATCCAGAATTACAGGACTTGGCTAAGAAATTGGAAGATCCGGCAAATTTGCGCGAGGAATTACAGGCTTATGAAGAATTTTCGACGTCAGATCCGGCGCAAGAACAAAGGATTCTGTCGAATATTATCGATAAAATCGAGGCCCAGGTAGATCAACCGCCCAAACACCGATGGAGGCAGTATGGTTGGTATGCTGCCGCAGCTTGTTTTATTGCTGTTGTTGGCTTGGGAATATGGCAAATAAATAAACGAGATGGGATAGATACGTCGGATCCTGCTACTCCTGTTGATGCTGTTAAATTAGCAGAAAATCTTCTTCCCGGTGGAAATAGAGCCACCCTTCAGCTTGCGGATGGTACCGGTATCGGACTTGATCAACAGCAGATGGGGATCGTGATGGGTGATGAGATAACCTATACAGATGGTTCAGTCGCCTTGGCGACTGCAAAAGATGAAAAACGCATGATTATCTTGTCAACTCCCCGTGGTGGACAATATCAGATCGCCCTTGCAGATGGGACCAAGGTTTGGCTCAATG
The genomic region above belongs to Sphingobacterium zeae and contains:
- a CDS encoding RNA polymerase sigma factor, producing MTDSQLIDSLKEDNQTGFVAIYHKYYKQLLFFVLRYLKEVDVAEEIVADIFVKVWSRRSDFHSMESLRAFIYITAKHASLNAIRDKRTKGIQEPLSNYEDLLTDDRDAFSKMIHAELVHAIFNEVEKLPEKQKEVFNLTYLEDKTVEEIADQLQMSPAAVYTNRSRAVSTIRGLLGAKDALTLLAFLSFVSK
- a CDS encoding FecR domain-containing protein, with protein sequence MYTIDHIIQLLQAYLKGEILPDEHAELSKLFEKYPELQDLAKKLEDPANLREELQAYEEFSTSDPAQEQRILSNIIDKIEAQVDQPPKHRWRQYGWYAAAACFIAVVGLGIWQINKRDGIDTSDPATPVDAVKLAENLLPGGNRATLQLADGTGIGLDQQQMGIVMGDEITYTDGSVALATAKDEKRMIILSTPRGGQYQIALADGTKVWLNADTRLRYPNKFTDEQRVVELDGEAYFEVAKVAGRPFIVVTAKEKVEVLGTHFNVYSFPKEKESKVSLLEGKVKVSVPAGKTRLLQPGEQASVQGEELSVQQVLVDESIAWKNDEFMFNNEPLGTALAQVARWYDIDIEIDPSVAKMKLWGSVSRLDNFDKVLKIIKMTDDKIKVQIEGRRVRLMK